Proteins encoded within one genomic window of Diceros bicornis minor isolate mBicDic1 chromosome X, mDicBic1.mat.cur, whole genome shotgun sequence:
- the TCEAL8 gene encoding transcription elongation factor A protein-like 8 encodes MQKSCEENEGKPQNMPKAEEDRPSEDIPQEAEGSPQPSEEGVSQEAEGNLRGGLTQPGQGFKEDSPVRHLDPEEMIRGVDELERLREEIRRVRNKFVMMHWKQRHSRSRPYPVCFRP; translated from the coding sequence atgcaaaagtcttgtgaagaaaatgaaggaaaaccaCAGAACATGCCAAAGGCCGAAGAAGACCGCCCTTCGGAAGATATACCACAGGAGGCAGAAGGAAGTCCTCAACCTTCCGAAGAAGGTGTAAGCCAGGAAGCAGAAGGAAACCTTAGAGGAGGGCTGACTCAACCTGGCCAGGGATTTAAAGAAGACTCTCCCGTTAGGCATTTGGACCCTGAAGAAATGATAAGAGGAGTAGATGAGTTGGAAAGGCTTAGGGAAGAGATAAGAAGAGTAAGAAACAAGTTTGTGATGATGCATTGGAAGCAAAGACATTCACGCAGCCGTCCTTATCCTGTGTGCTTTAGGccttga